From Scomber scombrus chromosome 6, fScoSco1.1, whole genome shotgun sequence, the proteins below share one genomic window:
- the LOC133981842 gene encoding troponin I, fast skeletal muscle-like: MLQIAASWIEQETADLAAAKETYLAELCPTPDLSGDHAALVEICKKISHALDKIDEDRYDAEAKVGKTDKEIEDLKMKVVEFAGVKKPALKKVRMSADTMLQALLGSKHKVTMDLRSNLKQVKKEVKEEAADAGDWRKNIEDKADRKKMFETS; this comes from the exons ATGCTGCAGATCGCTGCCAGCTGGATCGAGCAGGAAACCGCCGACCTCGCAGCCGCGAAGGAAACCTACCTGGCCGAGCTTTGCCCCACCCCCGACCTGAGCGGAGACCACGCAGCTCTCGtg gAAATCTGCAAAAAGATTTCCCATGCTCTGGACAAGATCGATGAGGACAGATACGACGCTGAGGCCAAAGTgggaaagacagacaaagag ATTGAGGATCTGAAGATGAAGGTAGTAGAGTTTGCCGGAGTGAAGAAGCCGGCTCTGAAGAAGGTGCGTATGTCTGCTGATACCATGCTGCAGGCTCTGCTGGGATCCAAACACAAGGTCACCATGGATCTGAGGTCCAACCTGAAGCAGGTCAAGAAGGAGGTCAAAGAGGAG gcGGCCGACGCAGGCGACTGGCGTAAGAACATCGAGGACAAAGCCGACAGGAAGAAGATGTTCGAGACTTCCTAA